The proteins below are encoded in one region of Glandiceps talaboti chromosome 17, keGlaTala1.1, whole genome shotgun sequence:
- the LOC144448439 gene encoding uncharacterized protein LOC144448439, translated as MSYNAHLRRDERHHRQAENRAEHKEAQLHARAVNQALHGNFVKAARLESRSNAAGNRADAHHAQATAAHVARVHHPPHPHVQAVHVHHPPPHHHHPPPHHHHPPGHVTVVHHHPPPPQPGYPHNPGYPYPHH; from the exons TACGAAGGGATGAACGACACCATAGGCAG GCTGAGAACAGAGCTGAACATAAGGAAGCTCAACTTCATGCCAGAGCTGTAAACCAGGCACTTCATGGGAACTTTGTTAAGGCAGCTAGGTTGGAG TCTCGTTCCAATGCTGCAGGTAATCGAGCGGATGCCCACCATGCCCAGGCTACTGCAGCTCACGTTGCTAGAGTACATCATCCTCCCCATCCCCACGTACAGGCGGTCCATGTTCATCATCCGCCACCTCATCACCACCACCCGCCGCCACATCATCACCACCCACCTGGTCATGTGACAGTTGTACAC CATCACCCACCACCCCCACAGCCTGGCTACCCACATAACCCAG GATACCCGTACCCTCACCATTAA